Sequence from the Pelorhabdus rhamnosifermentans genome:
AAAGTTATTAGGTGATTCTATGGCAGGAATGAAAAAAAAAATACGGCAATTGAGGCTGAAAGATGAACTGGATCACAGCCCATTTCTTAAAGATGAGGAACTGGCGCAGCTATTATCTGTCAGTGTACAGACGATTCGATTAGATCGGATGGAACTGGGTATACCAGAGTTGCGTGAACGTATTAAGCAGATGGCCCATTCGGCCCAAGAAAAGATCAAATCGATTGGCAGCGCAGAAGTTGTTGGTGAACTCATTGATTTGGAATTGGGAAAAACAGGCATTTCGCTAATGAATGTAACGGATGAAATGGTATTTGAAAAAACGCGCGTGGCAAGAGGCCATTTTATTTATGCCCAAGCAAATTCACTCGCCTTGGCTGTCATTGATGCACCCGTTGCAGTGACAGGTGTGGCGAATATCAAATATAAAATTCCCATACATATTGGCGATCGATTAATCGCTAAGGCCGAAATTGTAAAAAAACGCGGCAATAAGTATTTTGTATGGGTAAAAACGCGGATTGAAAATCAAGAGGTATTTCGAGCGAAGTTTATCATGGTTTCACTTGATCGTTCATAACCTCCAACGCAAGATGGTTAGTTTCGGGCAATGAAGGGAGATTATTAATGAAGGTTGCGATTGATGCCATGGGAGGCGATTTTGCGCCTCGAGAAATCATATTAGGAGCTATTGAAGCTTTAAAAGTAGTATCTTGTGAAATCGTGTTGGTTGGTGATCAAGAGCTAATTGAGCAGGAACTAAAGAAACAGGGTGTAAGTCCAAACGGTGCGATTACTGTTCATCATGCTAGCGAAGTGATTACGATGCATGACCATCCTGGCGCGGCAGTACGTAAAAAGAAAGATGCGTCTGTCGTTGTGGCGACAAAGCTTGTAAAAGATGGCACTTGTGATGTCGTTATTTCTGCAGGAAGTACAGGTGCAGCAGTTGCTGCGGCCTTATTTGGTCTGGGGCGAATTCAGGGAATTGAACGTCCTTCTATCGCTACACCGATTCCGAATCATACAGGTACGACGGTATTGCTTGATTCGGGTGCTAATGTGGACAGTAAACCAAAACATTTAGTGCAGAGTGCGATTATGGGCTCTATTTATACAGAATATGTGTTAAATATAAAAGACCCTGGAGTAGGACTATTAAATATTGGTGAAGAAGAAACAAAGGGAAATGAATTAACACTTGCGACGTATCCCTTATTACAACAATTAAAAACCATTCGGTTTATTGGCAATGTTGAGGGTCGTGATGTGTTCCGTGGTAATGTGGATGTCGTTGTTTGTGATGGTTTTGTCGGCAATGTGGTGCTCAAAGTAGGCGAAGGTTTTGCTAAAACTATTTTGCAATTAATTAAAGAAGCAATTAAAGCCAGTGGATTATTAACAAAAATCGCTTCTTTAATGATTCTGCCAGCTTTAAAAAAACTGAAAAAGAAAATGGATTATGCAGAATACGGCGGTGCTCCTTTGCTAGGTGTAAATGGTGGATTTATTATTTGTCACGGAAGTTCGAAAGCTAGGGCAATTAAAAATGCAATTCGTGTAGCCCATGAATTTTCAGAAAAGAAAGTGGTAGAACATATCCGCGAAAGCCTTGCGAAAGAGGGTGCTTGTACGCATGATGAAGAATAAGTCAGTCGGTATTATTGGAATAGGTTCTTATGTTCCTGAGCATGAAATGACAAATAAAGATTTAGAAAAACTTGTCAATACAAATGATGAGTGGATTGTGGAACGAACCGGAATTAAATCGAGAAGAATTGCAGCTGATGGTGAAGCCACATCAGATATGGCTGTATTTGCGGCTCAAAAGGCCCTGAATGATGCAGGCGTTGCAGCTGAAGAGATTGATTTGGTTATTGTTGCTACAGCGACGCCTGATATGTCTTTTCCTTCGACAGCTTGTTTAGTGCAAGAGAGAATCGGGGCAAAGCATGCTGCTGCTTTTGATCTTACAGCAGGTTGTTCCGGCTTTGTTTATGGTTTTATTACAGGTTCACAATTTATTCAATCAGGGTTATACAAGAAAGTTCTTGTTATTGGCGCTGAAACGTTGTCGCGTATCTTAGACTGGACTGATCGCAATACGTGTGTTCTGTTTGGTGATGGTGCCGGAGCCGCAGTGCTCGGTGAAGTAGAGGAAGGCTATGGGTTGCTTGGCAGTGAGTTAGGTGCTGACGGTCATGGTGGTGAGCTGTTAAAGTTGCCTGCTGGTGGTTCACGTATACCAGCCAGTCATTCAACTGTTGACCAAAGACAGCATTATGTGTCGATGAGTGGCAATGAAGTGTTTAAGTTTGCTATTAAGATTATGGGCTCAGCAGCACTGAAGGCGTTGGAAAGGGCAGGACTCACGCGGAGTGATGTCGATGTTCTTGTGCCTCATCAGGCCAATATTCGTATTATTCAATCGGCTGCCAAACGTCTTAAAGTGCCGCTAGAGAAAGTTGTAATTAATCTTGATAAATATGGAAATACATCGGCTGCTTCGATTCCTATTGCTCTTGATGAAGCATTTCATTCGGGTGCAATTAAACAAGGTAATGTAGTTGTTCTTGTCGGATTTGGCGCAGGACTTACCTGGGCCTCAGCAGTAATAAAATGGAACAAGGGGGATCATACTATTGGGTAAAACGGACATCTGTGAATTACTGCAGATTGAATACCCCATCATGCAGGGCGGAATGGCTTGGGTGGCCACAGCTGAATTAGCTGCTGCAGTATCAAACGCCGGTGCACTTGGAGTAATCGGTTCCGGACAAATGCCTGCCGATGTCTTACGCAGTGAAATCCGCAAAGCAAAATTGATGACAAATAAACCTTTTGGTGTCAATATTATGCTCATGTCTCCCTTTGTTAGGGAAGTTATGCAAGTAGTGATTGATGAAAAAGTGCCTGTTATTACCACTGGGGCTGGCAATCCTGGTGAATATATTCCAGCTTTAAAGGAAATTAATACAAAAGTCATTCCGGTTGTTGCTTCTGTGGCGCTTGCCAAACGTTTAGAACGCGTCGGCGTGGCGGCCATTATTGCCGAAGGCACAGAAAGTGGTGGACATGTCGGTTCTGTTTCGACAATGGCTCTTGTACCACAGGTAGTGGATGCCATTTCTGTTCCTGTCATTGCAGCAGGCGGTATTGGCGATGCCCGTGGCCTTGTGGCTGCTATGGCCCTTGGCGCACAAGGCGTGCAAATTGGTACGCGATTTGTGGCATCTTCTGAATGCATGGCTCATGAGAATTATAAACAAGCAGTTCTTAAGGCAAGAGATCGTTCCACTGTTGTAACAGGATTATCTACAGGCCATCCAGTGCGCGTAATTGCCAATAAACTTACACGGCAGTTAGAAGCCATGGAACACAGCGGTGCGACAAATGAAGAATTTGATCGGATTGGTGCAGGTAAATTACGAGCGGCGGCTCGTGAAGGCGATGTAACTTATGGTTCCGTCATGATTGGGCAAATTGCCGGCATGGTTAATGAAATTAAGCCTGTTGCCCAAATTATTCAAGATATTGTAGGCGGCATTCCTCAAGTGATGTCGCGATTAAATACAATGTTTTAAATAGGGAGAGGATATAATGGGTAAAATTGCTTTCGTTTTTCCAGGACAAGGTTCTCAGACTGTGGGAATGGGAAAAGAATTTTATGACAATTTTTCAGCCGCAAAACAGATTTTTGAGCAAGCCGACGATGCACTGGGATTTTCAATTACCAACCTGTGTTTCAATGGACCGGAAGAAGAATTACGGAAAACCTATAATACCCAACCAGCTATTTTAACGATGAGTCTGGCTTGTTTTGCGGTGCTCAAAGAAAAGGGCATTGAGCCGGTCATTACAGCAGGACATAGCTTAGGTGAATATTGTGCATTAGTGGCTGCAGGAGCCTTAACGTTCGCTGATGCCGTGCGTCTTGTTCGTAAACGCGGACAGTATATGCAAGAAGCTGTTCCCTTGGGTCAAGGCGGTATGGCAGCTATTATAGGCTTGAACCGTGAGGGTGTGGAGGAAGTTTGTAAGACAATTGAACTAACGGGTGACGTTGTGCAGCCTGTAAATTATAATTGTCCTGGACAAATTGTTATTGCAGGTTCTAGTAGGGGTGTGGAAAAAGCGGCTGAAGCACTCAAGGCTGCTGGTGCGAAACGGGCTATTATCTTGCCTGTTAGTGCACCTTTTCATAGCACGTTAATGAAACCAGCTGCCGAAAAATTAGCAAAAGAGCTGGACAATGTGAAAATTTCTGATACAATCATACCTGTTGTAGCCAATGTGACTGGCAAAATTTTGAGCTCAAGCGAGGAAATTAAATCTTCCTTAGTCAAACAGGCCGCTAGCCCAGTTCTCTGGGAAGACTGCATCGCGACGATAGAGGAATATGGTGTAACAGAAATGATCGAAGTAGGTCCAGGAAAAGTTCTTACAGGATTAACGAAGAAAATTGCTAAAGAGGTTCATACGCTTAATGTGGAAGATTTGGCATCACTCGAAAAAAGCCTTGATTATTTCAAGGAGGTTCGCTAAAATGCATTTAGGCGGTAAAGTGGCAATTGTTACTGGAGCTTCACGGGGTATTGGCCGGGCTGTAGCATTAAAACTGGCTCAGGCAGGCGCAAAAGTCGTAATTAATTATGCAGGAAATGTAAAAGCCGCCGAAGAAGTGCTTGAGAGCATTCAGCATTTAAATGGTGAAGCCATACTTATTCAAGGCGATGTTTCGAAAGCAAGCGATATGGGCGAGCTCATCAAACAAACGCTGGAACAGTTTGGTCGTATTGATATTCTTGTGAATAATGCTGGCATCACGCGTGATAATTTGTTAATGCGTATGAAGGAAGACGATTGGGATGCTGTTCTAAATACGAACCTTAAAGGCGTATACTATTGCACGAAAGCTGTTGCAAAAATCATGATGAAACAGCGTTATGGCAAAATTGTCAATATGACATCTGTTGTAGGTGTCACAGGCAATGCCGGTCAATCCAATTATGCAGCTGCCAAAGCGGGTGTTATCGGATTTACTAAGTCTATGGCCAAGGAATTAGCTTCCCGAAATATTACTGTCAATGCTGTGGCACCTGGGTTTATTGCTACAGACATGACAAAAGATTTGCCTGATGCAGTAAAGGAAACTATGGCAGGCGAAATACCACTTGCAAGACTCGGTCAACCAGATGATATTGGAAATGCCGTGCTGTTTCTTGCTTCAGATTTTTCAAGTTATATTACTGGTCAGACACTTCATGTAGATGGCGGTATGGTAATGTAATTTATATAGTGTTATTTTTGGAAGGAGGTGACGTACATGACAACTTTTGACAAGGTAAAAGAAATCGTAGTTGAACAACTCGGCGTTGAAGAAGCAGACGTAGCAATTGACTCTACTTTCATTGACGACTTGGGTGCTGACTCGCTTGATATTGTTGAATTGATTATGGCTTTTGAAGAGGAATTCAATATTGAAATTCCAGATGAAATCGCTGAAAAAATCAAGACTGTAAAAGATGCTGTTGACTACATAGAGAAAGAAAAACAAGCTTAATTTGT
This genomic interval carries:
- the fapR gene encoding transcription factor FapR; the encoded protein is MAGMKKKIRQLRLKDELDHSPFLKDEELAQLLSVSVQTIRLDRMELGIPELRERIKQMAHSAQEKIKSIGSAEVVGELIDLELGKTGISLMNVTDEMVFEKTRVARGHFIYAQANSLALAVIDAPVAVTGVANIKYKIPIHIGDRLIAKAEIVKKRGNKYFVWVKTRIENQEVFRAKFIMVSLDRS
- the plsX gene encoding phosphate acyltransferase PlsX, which gives rise to MKVAIDAMGGDFAPREIILGAIEALKVVSCEIVLVGDQELIEQELKKQGVSPNGAITVHHASEVITMHDHPGAAVRKKKDASVVVATKLVKDGTCDVVISAGSTGAAVAAALFGLGRIQGIERPSIATPIPNHTGTTVLLDSGANVDSKPKHLVQSAIMGSIYTEYVLNIKDPGVGLLNIGEEETKGNELTLATYPLLQQLKTIRFIGNVEGRDVFRGNVDVVVCDGFVGNVVLKVGEGFAKTILQLIKEAIKASGLLTKIASLMILPALKKLKKKMDYAEYGGAPLLGVNGGFIICHGSSKARAIKNAIRVAHEFSEKKVVEHIRESLAKEGACTHDEE
- a CDS encoding beta-ketoacyl-ACP synthase III — protein: MKNKSVGIIGIGSYVPEHEMTNKDLEKLVNTNDEWIVERTGIKSRRIAADGEATSDMAVFAAQKALNDAGVAAEEIDLVIVATATPDMSFPSTACLVQERIGAKHAAAFDLTAGCSGFVYGFITGSQFIQSGLYKKVLVIGAETLSRILDWTDRNTCVLFGDGAGAAVLGEVEEGYGLLGSELGADGHGGELLKLPAGGSRIPASHSTVDQRQHYVSMSGNEVFKFAIKIMGSAALKALERAGLTRSDVDVLVPHQANIRIIQSAAKRLKVPLEKVVINLDKYGNTSAASIPIALDEAFHSGAIKQGNVVVLVGFGAGLTWASAVIKWNKGDHTIG
- the fabK gene encoding enoyl-[acyl-carrier-protein] reductase FabK codes for the protein MGKTDICELLQIEYPIMQGGMAWVATAELAAAVSNAGALGVIGSGQMPADVLRSEIRKAKLMTNKPFGVNIMLMSPFVREVMQVVIDEKVPVITTGAGNPGEYIPALKEINTKVIPVVASVALAKRLERVGVAAIIAEGTESGGHVGSVSTMALVPQVVDAISVPVIAAGGIGDARGLVAAMALGAQGVQIGTRFVASSECMAHENYKQAVLKARDRSTVVTGLSTGHPVRVIANKLTRQLEAMEHSGATNEEFDRIGAGKLRAAAREGDVTYGSVMIGQIAGMVNEIKPVAQIIQDIVGGIPQVMSRLNTMF
- the fabD gene encoding ACP S-malonyltransferase, which gives rise to MGKIAFVFPGQGSQTVGMGKEFYDNFSAAKQIFEQADDALGFSITNLCFNGPEEELRKTYNTQPAILTMSLACFAVLKEKGIEPVITAGHSLGEYCALVAAGALTFADAVRLVRKRGQYMQEAVPLGQGGMAAIIGLNREGVEEVCKTIELTGDVVQPVNYNCPGQIVIAGSSRGVEKAAEALKAAGAKRAIILPVSAPFHSTLMKPAAEKLAKELDNVKISDTIIPVVANVTGKILSSSEEIKSSLVKQAASPVLWEDCIATIEEYGVTEMIEVGPGKVLTGLTKKIAKEVHTLNVEDLASLEKSLDYFKEVR
- the fabG gene encoding 3-oxoacyl-[acyl-carrier-protein] reductase, which translates into the protein MHLGGKVAIVTGASRGIGRAVALKLAQAGAKVVINYAGNVKAAEEVLESIQHLNGEAILIQGDVSKASDMGELIKQTLEQFGRIDILVNNAGITRDNLLMRMKEDDWDAVLNTNLKGVYYCTKAVAKIMMKQRYGKIVNMTSVVGVTGNAGQSNYAAAKAGVIGFTKSMAKELASRNITVNAVAPGFIATDMTKDLPDAVKETMAGEIPLARLGQPDDIGNAVLFLASDFSSYITGQTLHVDGGMVM
- a CDS encoding acyl carrier protein gives rise to the protein MTTFDKVKEIVVEQLGVEEADVAIDSTFIDDLGADSLDIVELIMAFEEEFNIEIPDEIAEKIKTVKDAVDYIEKEKQA